The DNA region atatacatcaaaTGACATGAGGAGTTTTCATTCTGCGATTACACACATCATGCCGTTTTTAAAAGGCTGATTCAAACATTTTAGATGACTCTTGATTGAGTTGaagcaaaaacaagcaaacagataaacaaaattacagaaaaattcTCAGTAGGGTCGAGGTCGGGGGAATTTGGACTAATGACCTCAGTATATCTAAAATTTTGACCTATGCACTGGGAGTCTATATTGATTTGTTCAACTGTATCTTGTCATGACTCTATATGACCTCAAGGTATATACAGACACAGGTAGCCAAAGACATGTATGCAAAAGACTTTTATTCTGTCTAGAGCTTCCCATAACATCTCCTGTGCAGCCAGATTCAGAATAATCTCTCATTAAGATAGAAAGTTTAGCTTCAAATTGTGCCCCAAAATAAGATGTAGAGAACTGTGTTAACTGTTAATAGAAATTATCGATTCTATGCAACTTGGACCTGTTACACAGAGAAATGTCCTGAAACCTTTCATgtttaatgcatttaatttcaGATGGAGTAATGGACggagaaaaaagtatttttgtaaGAACAGCCAAAAGCTATAGAATGCataattaaaacacaagaaGTCAGAAGCAACTGCGCTGTATGAGAGGCACACACTAATGGCTTGGCAAAGTTACCAAAACCACAAGGAAACATTATGGCGTTTACGAAAAGGGAAAGGAGAAGAAACCACATAAGTCGTCAAAGAAGAGGGTTTATCCTTGAGGTTACAGCTTCTACGTACATGAACGTGGGCAGGAGGGGCCACATGAATACTGAGCCTCTGCTCTGAACATGAAGCTCATGTGAATCTGGGAGGATtgtacactaacacacactgtatgctTTCATGAATGAcacgtgcacatacacacaaaattaaaatgacagttATTTCTTTCATCAGATGAGACATTGACTCCCACTGACCCTCCCCTCAAATCAGAGGCCGTGGCGGCAGAACCCCAGAATTCTTCCGTCAGTataaacagtctaaataaaacAGTGTTTCTCTGGTTTGATGAGTCCTTCTTTACAGAGATGCATCTCTCTGAGGGGAGGCATTCATTAGAGCTCTGCACCACCCACGTGCAGTTTACCGACCCCTCGACCTCACATTAACAATCTCTGCAGgctgtgtgtacgtgtgtgtgtgtgcatgcattagAGTGTACATGAGGTTTGGGAGGCCGATGGTTTTCCCGCTCTGTGGACCTTGTTTCCACTTTCTTTTAGAAACTGTGTTTTTGAGCCAGGAGGTTATGTTGATGACTTTGCTGAAAGAATAATTGCACTCACAAATGCTTTTGGCAACTTTTTCAATTGcacagaaacaagaaaacaaacatgtttgagCACTTGGTCTCAAGTAaagaatatttttgtatttgtggacATGAGGACACAAGTTACACCCTGTCAAGTatcttattttaaagaaataggttaacattttgggaaatttgctAAACAGCATTTTTTACAGAGTTATACAAGAAGGAGCCAAGAGACCGTTAGCTTAGCCTAGCATAAAAACTTGGAGCAGGGGGCAAGCTGACTCTCcaatgataaaaatgtcaaacacctCCTGAGCTCACCAATTATCATGTTATATCTTTTCTTGTTGAGATTCAATCTTCTTGTGTAACTCTTGACAAGAAAGGAGATAAGTGCATTTCCcaagatatatttaaaaaaaatactctacCTGGAATagtaatgtgtgtctgatatggggtttttttttcaacaaaaatataaGTGCCatgttaaaattcttaaaatggtatcttctcctctcccttccAACACTGTTGATTTCAAAAAGTTTAACTGCTTAACAAAAGCTATCTCCTGCTTCACTGTAAGTCCATTCTCAGGGTTTGTACACTGGAGGcctcaagtttccacatcacacttgtgtaagctGCGCACCAGATGATGactggcttccaaactagtAGTGATGTCAGAAATCAGGCATAAGTACATGCTTTAAGCTCAGATTTAAGATGAGTATAGAGAACCTTTcctcttcagcagatgaatgttaaAACAGCCAGTGTCAAACTCTTCTCATCATTCTGCATAGTGAAGCTCAAACGTATATATCTGAAGGTACTATGAGCAAAATACAtatttgagtggagggggattTTAACAATTCTTTAAGTctaatacaaacatacaaacttgaaaaaataaatacaaacatccTAGTCTCCCCAACAGAGTATCCAGATAAGACCTGTTGCTATGTAGGTACTCTACAGGAACAGGTGGAATGGTTGTGACCATTAAATGACAACGGTCTAAAACTGAAGGGGCCATAGGGCCAGTTGTTTAAGAGTAGACAGTGAGACCAGGTAGAGAGGTGAGAGGCCAGGGATCATGATGAAGAATGATTGAAGGTGTTGATGCTAATTAATCCAGATTAATCCTGGAGAGCGATCTGGGTTCACACTGATGGTATGCCAATCAATTTGTTGCTATGATTGGTCACCAGCCAGAAGGACTATAGACATGCTGAGATGTTATTCTTTGAATACCTTGGCCTGATGTGGGGAGACAGCAAGCCAGGGAATGCTTTTCAGACACAATGGAACCTGGCCAAGGTGGAGTAGAGTGTTGCTGTGTGAACAAACTGGCaggaaaacagaagagaaaagtgTTGCAGAACACCCAAACATTTTGTTTGGTCAACTCGTTGCACTGGGACAGTGTCCAACTTTCAGAGGAAAGTTTGGTCACTGAAATTTAAGGAGCAAACTAGTAGTTTAAGCCCCATTATAAGGACACAAAGttgctggggggaaaaaaaggaactgaGAAAGACTCTTTTCTAGCACCACCTGTTGTGTGCTCACACCTTTCAGTCACACTAAAagagtataataataataataatgtaaatctCTCTACTTTAGAACAGAAGGGTagacacatttgttttaatgtccaAAGTGCTGAAAGCAGTAATGACGATTCTGGTAACTGTTTACTGATGTTTACTGATTATTGACATGATTAGTGATTCTAGTCCTATAAACTTCACGACTTGCCTAGACATCAATAATCTTATTGGGAAATATATCTGTACTGCATTTCCAAATAAGAGATCCCCAGATTTTCAATGAAAGATTTCAAGCAGcctgaaaaaaaccccacactaTTTGATTTTACTGCACAGGCAGTTTGTTGCTATACCTCATATTGGGCACTAGATGTCCTCCTTGGTGTGTTGCATTGAATTGTCTTGGCCTGGAATTGATGTAAACAACTTTTATTGTGCAAGAATTTCAATGTTCTTGTACTTGTGCAATTGCCAAATTGTTatctaaactaaaaaaaattatattaaagtaAATAACACTTCTTATAGATATttaaaagtgcaatattttCAAGCCATTTCTAGTGTTTATGTTAAAGATGAGTGAATATTACCAAGGTTCAGATTCTTATGATAAACACCTTCTTTTAtgataaacaattattttaactCAAGGCCTAGATACCCTCCACAAACAATGTCCACATACACAGGTGTGTTCAATTATTTTGATTGAAAAGACTTATTATTAGGACCGTATGGCGATGCACACACTGCACTTGACTGACACCTCCTACCTGATTCACCAGCCTGTTTTGTTGCACATATTAACAGAACATCATTAAGCCTTTttcaaaacagacattttggcTTGTCATAGGAGTAAAAGCACAATCAATAGCATTAATTAGGTTTGCATTCCCTTTTGATCTGGACAGATACAGCACTGGTATTGGGGCACCAAGTCTAAATGTCTgtataaaaacatcattaagtTATGAAGTTTACATATAATGTTATTTATCACTATTACAGGCATATTTCCCCCAGAAAATGTCCAGCAGACATCTGCCATTGCAGGAGAAGCACCAGTGGGAACATTAACCCTGAAACCAAAAGGAATTCAGCAAtcattaatttgattatttacgCCTGTATTTTTCCAACTGTGACATGCCAAAATGTCCTCTGTGGGAAAAAAGGTCCATTCCCATTATATCTCCACCTAATCTCAGCCTGGGCAATGGTCTAATCGGCCAGAATAAGTGAAAATGCTTGTGTGGATGTGCAGGGCTTTTAAAACATGGGGATGACAAGAATCTGTAAAATTCAACTCTGCCAAAAccatatttttatgtaaattacTGCTTAGTTTAGAGTGgtttgttttccttccttttttttcttctcaaaaccaaaacatgtcGCACAGCCCTTCTCTGGAAGACCATGTTATTCATGTGTTTGGCAATGTTGCTGTTCGAAGAGGCTGCTTCCGTTTCCCTTATATAAAATGAATtgattcatcatcatcagcctATTCTTCAAAAATTACTATGTACAAAATATCTTTACTCTCAATTGATACAATAATTATAAGAGACTATTGCTGACCATTAATCCAGAACATATAATCTTACAATCATCTGATTCTGTGGAAAAATAAGCGTAATAATTGAGTTTTATTGACTTCATGTCATTCAGATGCAATATGCAAAATTCACTCAAAGAAAAAAGGCCTGTTTCCTGTACTGAAGCAAAGACCCTGTTAGAAGTCAGATTTGTactgaaatgttatttatataaatcTGAAACTGTGgataaacattgaaaaaaaagtttgatcattttttataatAGTTATCTATGTTGTCATACAAAAACACTCTGAGATCAACACAGATCTATCTATCAAACCTATGTGCACATGGACAACAAACctatttacactttttttttttttttttaatatcattgcCACATCCTTTTAGCCTCTTTTTCAAACACATGGagctaatcacacacacacaaacacagtaaaccaTCGGATCAATCTTGGCCCTGGGAGTTGAAGAAAGACAGTTTATCCAGGTATGTGAGGGCCTTGCATCTCACCAGGCCATAGTATGTCTTTAACAGTGAACATCTTCCACCCTTCTGCCCCAGATCTGCCCATACTGTCTCCAGCTCCTGACTCTTCATTCCTGCTGAGCTGAACAGATAGCGATAGCAGCAGGCGTTGTAGCGGATGTGTTTTCTTCCTGAGAACCTGGCACTGTGTGTTGGTGCCACACCAGCCTTCTGAGCACAAAGGCCAACAAAAACATCAGCTGGTACAGGTGCCCGGACCGCTGCAGATGCCACATACACTTTTCGGACCACATCCTGCGATAGAACAAAGGCTGTTCCATCACAGTATTCAGGCAGGTACTTCTCAGGGTAGAGTGCTGGGGGCAGGTAGCCGGGGCTGGAGGGGTTCCTGTCAGGGGAGTCTCTCTGGATCACTCTGCCTAGGTAAAGGTCCTCGGGGTGCCTGTGTAGCCCGAGCAGGTAGCCTCCGATTGCAGGGAGGTTAACAAACACAGAATCTTGGGTCAGCAGAACAAAGCGTGCCACAGGACAGAATGTGATCACCCAGCGGAGTGCCAGCACTGTCCTCTCTGTTGGACCACGGAGGGATGAATCAGTCACAGCATGACCCTGGACCATGTCCCCATGGTGGTCAGACTCTCTCATAAGGGCTTCTTGTGCAGCGGAAGTTGGAGTTGATCCTAAGAAAAACAGTACCTGCACCGGGAAACCTTGGATGTGTGTTTGGTTGGCCCATGTCCTCCTGACTGTGTCTCTCTGGGTGATATTAGCTGGTGAGCTGAAGATAAGAGTAAGCAGGAAGAGGTCAGAGTTTCTGCAGGCATTAGGATTAGGGATGGGGTAGGCTTGTGACACATTCTCCCTGGCGTTGCTCAGGTCCAGTTTCCTTGCTTTCTCCCTTACATCAACAACCGCACCATCTGTGTAGATGCCAGGTGTAGGCTGCAGGAGGTACTCCTCAACAAGGTCAGCCCCAAACAACAGGGCATGGAAGAGCAGCACATTGAAGAGGAGGAAACACCACTGGTGGGTACGCAGCTTGCACAGAGAGAACTGGAGcatgagacagagaaagagagagtatgAATTTCCATAAAGGTCAAGCTAAAACTCATAAACAAAAGAATTAACACTGTACCTGCATGACACCTTGTTGTTTCTCCGTGTGTACTGGCCTTTTGGATCAGAGGACCTCCCGCTGTTGTCAGTTCTACAACAACACTAGCTGACAGACAGGGTTTCCACCTTCATGAAACTCTAGCAACATGTAACCCTGCACCCCAACCCTGAGTCACATGCCTCATGAAGAGGAGAGCATCCTGTGTCATGCATGCAACATTAATGACACCAAGAAGCAATAGTTAGATATTACAACaagaacataaagaaaatacaaatgaataaagGAAACTTAAGATAATTTGCAGTAAAGCACTGGTCTAAGATTGTGTCAAGTATCATTATTCCACTGTcatgattttatgttttaactcaCTTTTagtaacacatgcacacaagtatgatgtgtaaatatgtatgGATATAACACACTGGGGTTGTATCAAGTTAATTTTCTTAATTATCCCCTCATGTAATCACATTTcaaactttaatgtttaatttactttcttcgttcattttttcatttgcttCATTTCCTCGTACACCTTCTGTGTATATCTATACgtgtaaaaatgtcttcatgttCCTTTGGACGTTAATATTGAATAGGTGGTCAATCATCATATTTGCATGGTAACACAAAGATTGAATTCACCTTTTCAATGGACATTTGCTGGCTCTACCTCAAAGACAGACTATGAGAAAGAGGGTTTTCACCGAActtctaaaatgtaaataattggtctattgatatttattgtttaatattatGCATTTCAGTGTTGTAAGTATTCCAGGTGATGCTGCAGTAGGTTTACCTCCTACGTATACTGTTAAGTAATTAAACTTACCCATGCATCATGTATAGTCATTAGCCTATATAAGAAATTAAGTAATGAAAATCAAAACTATAGACATTGAACACAATGCATAGGCAATTTACATGATTTGTGcattgtttgtcactgtgccactgtctcctctctccctcttctccctttactctttatttctcatttctccctcttctccttctttccgtctTCTCCCTTTCGCTCTCTTTTCCTTAaccccaaccagtcaaggcagattgctgcccacctagagcccagttctgcctgaggtttcttctcgttaaaggggagtttttccttgccactgtcaccaagtgctttctcatgggggaatgttgggtctatttaaattaaattgagaTGAATTTTGTTGTGAGTTGGCGCTAGATAAATAAAGactggttgattgattgattgattgattgattgattgattgattgattgattgatcgatcgactgattgattgattgtgcaGCAGTACAAACTCTTAAAGTACAAGTTTGCAGCCTTTACTGATGTAGAATTGTGAGTTCCTAAAGTCTACTGAAATGAGGCCTTTTTGTagtaaaaacaagaagaaaaagaggaggaacgTTTTTAACAAAAACATAGGGAGCATTGATGGGTGTCAAGTcgttgtaaaatgtgttttaattataatttgtaGTGAAGTTTAAAGGATATCCGAAATAAAGGACTTATCTGAAATCAAGCGTAGCTCCGCTTTCAGCCCAGCAGGTGGCAGTAAGGCGCCGTAACGTTGGATGTCAACCGCGTAAATGACGTAgattaagaagaagaagaagaagaagaagaagaagaagaagaagaagtagaagaagtagaagtcaCGTTTGACAATAGGCAGACACCCGGACACATATGTCGGCACTTTCCCCAAACACTAGAAACCATGGCTGCCACCATAGAGAGTTTACTGGAGGAAATCTCCCATGTTGAAGACCCAGTtgaagagctgcagagtttaaaAACAGCCCTGTTATCGATCCCGCTCAGCGCCGTGAGAGATTCAGTGAGCGGACAGCGTTTGGATGTTATATTCTCTCTCTTAAACTCCAATGAAAGGTCGGTTTGATGCAGTGTTTGGCAAAGTCTGTGTCATTATCTGCTGAGTCAGTCTGTTGAACAGCAGGTTAACATAACAGTAGGGTGAGTTAGTTAGCTAAACAGGCTACATTTGATCTGTGCAAGCCAGCTAAGTGGCTACAGTTCAGGTGacacattttctgctgtttaaGGAATATTCTCCAGATTATCGGATTTAAGATTAAACAATATCTGAAAATGAAAGTACTGACTAATATATTTTAGGTGTTTGAGGTGTATATTAATAGACGTGCAAGGAAACACAGCCGTTCAAGTTGTGGGCAATGCAGGAGGACGCTATCAATTCCTGCACCTTTCGCCTCAAACACCCCAAATCTAAAGCTGTAGACACTTCATTGCCATTATCTACAGAGACAATGTCTATATTGTaagccaaaaccaaaaaaaccccaaaaatgtTAAGCTGCTAATATGATCTGTTTTCACAGGGAGCAGGTTGAGCTGTGTGTGGACATCCTTGAACGCATCTTAATGGCTCTCAGCCCTTTGCACTTGGCCCAGAACtacagagcagagctgcagggagGTCTGACCCATCCTGAAGAAATTGTTAAGATACTGGCTTTGACGCAGGTAAGCAACTCACATagaaaaatgaccaaaaaaagagAGCAGTCATATCAAGTATTCcttgtttttcactgtcagATTGGTCGAATGGTAGAGCACACCGAAGCTGCCACAGAAATACTCAACAACCAGGACGTTCTTCGAGGAGTGATCCAATGCATCAGAGAAGAGAAGATAGCTGTGGCCAAGCAGGTAATGACACACGCAGTCATTTTCCCTTATGGCATCACAAATCTATATAGTGTGTGCATTAACTGTTCTGTTCTGCAGGCCATCCAGTCCTTGTCCAAACTGAGTCACTCGAAACCTGGCTTAGACAAACTGTTCCACAGCGACCTGCTCAAAGTTATTAAGGATGTGATGGCCacaagtgacatcatcagatacAGAATATATGAGGTACGTTCACATATGTCATGTTGTGGTTGATGATGTGAGAGCAGCAACCTTTTTCTGACATGTAGCTTTGTCAGTGACATATATTTTTGAAGAAATCAATGGGCAGTATGTCAGAATTTGGGACTTTGATTTATGTCAGCTGAGCTTGTAAGCAGGCTCACAGAGACAGCTGAATGACTTGAAGCATTTTCTTCTCCATAACAACATCATGCTGCAGTCATCTAACAGTTTCTGTAGCTGCCTGGGAGAATGTGCacactacatcactcatttcatggaaagattTGGTTTATTCCGAAtctctgttgtttctgtttttgctctctgaTATATCTCATAaattatgtatgtgttttatggaGTTCATATAAAACAAGTAGACTGACTTGTTCTTATTTGTGCCTACAGCTGGTGGTGGAAATCTCGTCTGTGTCTCCCATCTCCTTTGGTTACTGTGCCAACAGCAGCTTCATTTCTCAGCTGCTTGGAGAACTGACAGGAGATGATGTATTAATCAGGTTATATGATGCTGTTTGGAAGACTGTAAAGTACCTGAAACTTCACCTGACTAACTCTCTCTTACTTTCATAGTATAACCCTCAGTGGCtttacttgtgtgtgtctgtttttatctgttttgttcaGGGCCACAGCCATTGAGATGGTGACAACTCTAGCCCACAGTCTGCATGGCCGGCAGTACTTGGCCCAACAGGGTATAATGGACAAGATCTCCAACATGATTAGAGGAGCAGAAACTGACCCATTTTCCTCCTTCTATCTTCCAGGTGAGTCACCTTAGAAAATCCTGACAGTCCTCCCTAATTCCTTCTGCTGAACTGAGTTGAAAACATACTAAAGTTTAGATTAAAGGTTCTATATGTAGGAAACGTAAAGCTTGCGTGCTTGTAGTGCAAGACTATTGCAGgtgatgccccccccccttcccctgccactgctgtacacacacacaaacacacatacagaggctACTGTTGCACGGTGGCTGCTGACTGGTGAGAGCGTATCTGCATTACCCAACCTGCAAAAATATCCGTTAATCAACAAACATGCAAACcgcatgattttttttacaaatcgTGTTCACTAAACACTGGTAGGCCCAGTGAGCTGTGGCTGGGAAGCAACAGGCTGTGTCCGGTGACCAACAGTCTGTGGCTGGGAAACAATGTGCTTTGGCCGAGGAGCAACAGACTGTGACTGAAGAGCAATGCACTGcggttttgttgtgaaatgtgtgcttattactaccaacagaaaaaaacaaaagggggTAAGTTGTGTTCTGCTTTTGCTCTCTGTAGcttgttttctgctcctttTGTTGACGAAATAATGTTTTAGCCGTGTGTGCTCGGGAGTGGGCGACTGGTCATTGTGgcagtgttttgttgtgaaatgtgtcatgACCAATGGGGACAGCTACCTGAGTCATTAGCTGGAGAGCTAATATCTGCAGAGTATTTCTAGACTCATAACACCATTTCGGGAGCATGCAAAATTTTCCTTTGAATTTTCATGGAAAATCCTGCCTGGTTAATTCAAATAGACAGTCCACAGGCTGTTACAGACAACCATGAAAGTCGGGAAGCTCACATTTTACATTAGTACCCATTTCACTcattgacaataaaaaacaattaatacatGTAATTTGCTTCACAATCCTACATATAGAACCTTCAAgtattgttttaatgaaatagtttgatgttttattattcacCCCCTCACAGTGTGAATGTCACTCCTGCAGGTTTGGTGAAGTTCTTTGGTAACCTGGCCATTATGGACAGCCCCCAGCAGGTTTGTGAAACCTACCCGGTCTTTCAGAACAAGGTGTTTGAGATGGCTATGGACCCAGACCCTGTGATGATCGGAGTGGCCCTGGATACTTTGGGCTTACTCGGAACTACCGTGGAAGGGAAGCAGGTCCTGCAGAAAACAGGTTAGCTCGTTGTTTGtataatttgatgttttataattacactttaaaaaaccTTTGCTCTTCACTTTCAAGGTTTTCACCAGATTATTAGATGTGGGAAACACCACAAGGAAATATCTTGAGTAAACAGAATGAATCTGATCTGTGATAGTGTAATCAAATAGcaccttttttcttattttgatgAATAATGCATTAGGTTCACATTTATACAATACCGACACACCCATATGTACATTTAAGGACTACTGATGGTTGTCCGCACAGTCTGAAAAGATTCGATTCTAACTCAATTCCACAGATTTCACAGCTAAAACTAGTGTGAGTCTTCAGCAGTTTGAATCAAACaaaatcaagtggatatcttctaGAGCTTCAATGCTTAGAGGATCAATTGATTGTTTGATCGCATAAATTCCAAAAATCTGATGTTTCAGTTTTGGGCTATTGTTTATACAAAATAGGACATTT from Scomber scombrus chromosome 15, fScoSco1.1, whole genome shotgun sequence includes:
- the LOC133995728 gene encoding beta-1,3-galactosyltransferase 9; the encoded protein is MQFSLCKLRTHQWCFLLFNVLLFHALLFGADLVEEYLLQPTPGIYTDGAVVDVREKARKLDLSNARENVSQAYPIPNPNACRNSDLFLLTLIFSSPANITQRDTVRRTWANQTHIQGFPVQVLFFLGSTPTSAAQEALMRESDHHGDMVQGHAVTDSSLRGPTERTVLALRWVITFCPVARFVLLTQDSVFVNLPAIGGYLLGLHRHPEDLYLGRVIQRDSPDRNPSSPGYLPPALYPEKYLPEYCDGTAFVLSQDVVRKVYVASAAVRAPVPADVFVGLCAQKAGVAPTHSARFSGRKHIRYNACCYRYLFSSAGMKSQELETVWADLGQKGGRCSLLKTYYGLVRCKALTYLDKLSFFNSQGQD
- the psmd5 gene encoding 26S proteasome non-ATPase regulatory subunit 5, producing the protein MAATIESLLEEISHVEDPVEELQSLKTALLSIPLSAVRDSVSGQRLDVIFSLLNSNEREQVELCVDILERILMALSPLHLAQNYRAELQGGLTHPEEIVKILALTQIGRMVEHTEAATEILNNQDVLRGVIQCIREEKIAVAKQAIQSLSKLSHSKPGLDKLFHSDLLKVIKDVMATSDIIRYRIYELVVEISSVSPISFGYCANSSFISQLLGELTGDDVLIRATAIEMVTTLAHSLHGRQYLAQQGIMDKISNMIRGAETDPFSSFYLPGLVKFFGNLAIMDSPQQVCETYPVFQNKVFEMAMDPDPVMIGVALDTLGLLGTTVEGKQVLQKTGEKFKAVLLRMSQLASSGDTDLRVRSLEAISQLLTLQPEQQTEDLLALTESWFRLLSNQPIDMIHNISTQPFPELHCGALRIFTAIATQPWGQKLMISSPGFMEFILDRSAGQTKEAKDAKFELVGSLVSSSTAAVILGSQHYIRLKTYLKEGPYYVSAVAAVGTEGAE